A portion of the uncultured Draconibacterium sp. genome contains these proteins:
- a CDS encoding cupin domain-containing protein yields MKKILTVCIVVCVFAFSSCQNTDNSSQGKISETQTEPIFPKGEKITNNNFVGTAWLEGLLAADSLNHIAVGNVVFEPGARSNWHTHPDGQILICLDGVGYYQEKGSPIRVVNKGEVVNIRPNILHWHGASVDTEFVQLAITSRLKGATEWSGPVSDEDYLSLKQ; encoded by the coding sequence ATGAAAAAGATTTTGACAGTTTGCATCGTAGTTTGTGTTTTTGCATTTAGCTCCTGCCAAAATACAGATAATTCCAGTCAGGGTAAAATTTCCGAAACTCAGACCGAACCAATTTTTCCAAAAGGAGAGAAAATAACGAACAATAATTTTGTAGGAACAGCCTGGCTGGAAGGATTGTTGGCTGCCGATAGTTTAAACCACATAGCAGTAGGCAACGTAGTTTTTGAACCCGGAGCAAGGTCAAACTGGCACACGCATCCTGATGGCCAGATTCTGATTTGCCTTGATGGCGTAGGTTATTATCAGGAAAAAGGTAGTCCGATCAGGGTGGTAAATAAAGGTGAAGTGGTTAATATCAGACCTAATATCCTGCATTGGCATGGTGCAAGTGTCGACACTGAGTTTGTTCAGTTGGCTATTACCAGCCGCTTGAAAGGTGCGACGGAATGGTCCGGCCCGGTTAGCGATGAAGATTACCTGTCGCTGAAACAGTGA
- a CDS encoding helix-turn-helix domain-containing protein: protein MEEILKFDTIKEYNLFNNNETMHPLVGIVDLSKADPRKARRLSYGFYTIFFKEINCGDLRYGCNYYDYDEGTLIFLAPNQVIGENKDYQYQPQGKALVFHPDFILGTSLGKKIHDYAFFSYDVNEALHLSIKEREIILDCFNKIDYELHQNMDKHTANLVISNIELFLNYCIRFYDRQFITRKNVNQSILTRFDTLLNDYLHSYKTKESGLPTVAYFANLLHLSANYLGDTLKKETGKSAQEHIQLKLISVAKERIFDTGKSISEIAYELGYKSPQHFNRMFKKATGQTPNAYRNLN from the coding sequence ATGGAAGAGATCCTAAAATTTGACACGATCAAAGAATATAATCTGTTTAATAACAATGAAACCATGCATCCTTTGGTAGGCATTGTAGATTTATCAAAAGCAGATCCACGGAAAGCCAGGCGGCTCAGCTATGGCTTTTATACCATCTTTTTTAAAGAGATAAACTGTGGTGATCTTCGTTATGGATGTAATTATTACGATTATGACGAGGGCACACTTATATTCCTGGCTCCAAACCAGGTTATCGGAGAAAATAAGGATTATCAATATCAGCCACAAGGAAAGGCATTAGTATTCCATCCTGATTTTATTTTAGGTACTTCGTTGGGCAAGAAAATCCACGATTACGCATTTTTTTCATACGATGTGAACGAAGCCTTACATCTTTCAATTAAGGAAAGGGAGATCATTTTAGATTGCTTCAACAAAATTGATTATGAGTTACATCAAAATATGGATAAACACACAGCAAACCTGGTGATTTCAAATATTGAACTATTCCTGAATTACTGCATCCGATTTTACGACAGGCAGTTTATTACCCGTAAAAATGTAAATCAGAGTATATTAACCCGTTTCGATACCTTGCTTAACGATTATCTTCACTCATATAAAACCAAAGAATCTGGTTTGCCTACGGTTGCCTATTTTGCCAACTTGCTCCATCTATCAGCGAACTATTTAGGCGATACCTTAAAAAAGGAAACCGGTAAATCAGCCCAGGAACACATACAATTAAAATTAATCAGTGTAGCAAAAGAACGCATCTTCGATACAGGAAAAAGTATTTCAGAAATTGCTTATGAACTGGGATATAAATCGCCTCAGCATTTTAACAGGATGTTTAAAAAAGCTACGGGACAAACGCCGAATGCTTACCGCAATTTGAATTAA
- a CDS encoding alpha/beta fold hydrolase, whose translation MEIQHRKPVRFINTSQSIGKHVNLLQILLVFLIVSLASCVATNNENQTDENLILIKDQGSFAVGGTVKENPGTFNTITRGPEGQTFHGDHAYVFYQVPADAHQYPLVMWHGIGQFSKTFETTPDGRDGFQNLFLRKKYSVYLLDQPRRGNAARSMAEGTIIPTPDEQFWFNTFRVGEWPNFFPGVQFAQDEETLNQYFRQMVPNVGPIDIGVNVDAVSALFDKIGDGILVSHSHSGGMGWLTAIKNQNIKAVVSYEPGSGFVFPEGEVPDPIDNSAGPLVPSTVSMEDFMKLTKIPIIIYYGDFIPETPDPNPGTDGWRARLEMARIWRDVVNKHGGDVTVIHLPEIGIKGNTHFPFSDLNNVEIADLMEDWLIEKGLDK comes from the coding sequence ATGGAAATTCAACATCGTAAACCTGTACGTTTTATTAACACCTCACAATCTATTGGAAAACACGTAAATCTGTTGCAAATACTTTTAGTGTTTTTGATTGTGAGCCTGGCATCTTGCGTGGCAACAAATAATGAAAATCAAACAGATGAAAATCTAATACTTATTAAAGACCAGGGAAGTTTTGCTGTTGGAGGTACCGTAAAAGAAAATCCGGGAACATTCAATACAATAACACGCGGCCCTGAAGGACAGACTTTTCATGGCGATCACGCTTATGTCTTTTATCAGGTTCCTGCTGATGCACATCAATACCCTTTGGTAATGTGGCATGGCATTGGGCAGTTCTCAAAAACTTTTGAAACAACACCGGATGGTAGAGACGGATTTCAGAACCTGTTTCTGCGGAAAAAGTATAGCGTGTATTTGTTGGATCAGCCACGCAGGGGAAACGCAGCCCGAAGTATGGCTGAAGGTACAATCATACCAACTCCGGATGAGCAATTTTGGTTTAATACTTTCCGAGTAGGTGAATGGCCCAACTTTTTCCCTGGAGTTCAATTCGCTCAGGATGAAGAAACACTCAATCAGTATTTCCGGCAAATGGTACCCAATGTTGGCCCAATCGATATTGGAGTAAATGTTGATGCTGTTTCAGCATTGTTCGATAAAATAGGGGATGGTATTCTTGTGTCACATTCACATTCAGGAGGAATGGGATGGTTAACGGCTATTAAAAATCAGAATATAAAAGCAGTTGTCTCTTATGAACCCGGCAGTGGTTTTGTATTTCCTGAAGGAGAAGTGCCTGATCCAATTGATAACTCTGCAGGACCGCTGGTACCATCAACTGTTTCAATGGAAGATTTTATGAAACTCACCAAAATTCCGATCATTATTTATTATGGTGATTTTATTCCTGAAACACCTGATCCCAATCCGGGAACCGATGGGTGGCGTGCAAGGCTTGAAATGGCAAGAATATGGAGAGATGTTGTAAATAAGCACGGAGGTGATGTAACAGTTATTCATTTGCCGGAAATAGGAATTAAAGGCAACACTCACTTTCCCTTTTCAGATTTAAATAATGTAGAAATAGCTGACCTGATGGAAGATTGGTTGATCGAAAAGGGACTTGATAAATAA
- a CDS encoding DUF5916 domain-containing protein, which produces MNRRTIVIIKQIIKTSISLLALLFLTFSLFAQDYGRAIRVNYITEPIKLDGILDEAAWQQADKEGDFWQFFPTDTARAKYPTEFMLVYNDHFLYIGVRGEASSEKYVVSSLRRDFRGTTSDNVSLMFDTFKDGNTAFLFGMTPYGVQREAFISQGGAAAGFNANWDQKWQLESKINDGYFILEAAIPFSSIKFREGDTEWRMQCYRWDIGANEQSAWAHVPQNQLLSSLAFMNTMEFEKPLGKSRTPFSVIPYINTLASKDFELGTTDSKLKFGGDAKIPIGNSMNLDITINPDFSNTEVDAIFTNLTRFEVFLPEKRQFFIDNSDLFGSFGSSSDANPFFSRRIGLARNSAGNTIENRIVGGVRLSGKLNEDWRLGFLNVQTDEDVDNGIASNNNMMLAVQRKMFARSNIGFFAINRQAFKDYDFLDSSKVYNRVVGLDYNLASANDKWTGKFFLHKSFQPNDSKGNLASQAYLVFNTRKWRLSSDFVYVNEDFTSDLGFIPRRDIFKIGNSVTRTFYPSNGIINSNAFRLLSLRWLRPSLDLKQTDYENTFSWTALFKNSAEMELSLVNNYIYLFNDFDPTRTPGAVPLPGNRSYTFNQFQGTYQSNLANLFTYNFETTLGEFYNGSIYSVGGEVAYRVQPWATFSVAFNYDGIRLPDSHADADIWLLSPKADITFSKSLFWSTLVQYSNQRSNLGINSRLQWRFAPLSDLHLVYNDNYITDNFRPRFRSINLKLTYWLNI; this is translated from the coding sequence ATGAATCGAAGGACGATTGTGATCATAAAACAAATCATAAAAACCAGTATTTCTTTACTGGCACTACTTTTTCTTACATTTTCTCTATTTGCTCAGGATTACGGAAGAGCGATACGCGTAAATTACATCACCGAACCGATAAAATTGGATGGAATTTTAGATGAAGCAGCATGGCAACAAGCTGATAAAGAAGGAGATTTCTGGCAATTTTTCCCAACCGATACAGCACGAGCAAAGTATCCTACTGAATTTATGTTAGTGTACAATGATCATTTTCTATACATAGGAGTACGGGGCGAAGCATCTTCAGAGAAATATGTAGTTTCTTCCTTGCGTCGCGATTTCAGAGGAACAACCAGTGATAATGTAAGCCTGATGTTTGATACATTTAAGGATGGAAATACCGCCTTTCTTTTCGGTATGACTCCTTATGGAGTTCAACGTGAAGCCTTTATTTCTCAGGGTGGAGCTGCAGCCGGATTTAATGCCAACTGGGACCAGAAATGGCAACTGGAAAGCAAAATAAATGATGGCTATTTTATTCTTGAAGCAGCCATACCGTTTTCCTCAATCAAGTTCAGAGAAGGGGATACAGAATGGAGGATGCAGTGTTATCGCTGGGATATTGGAGCCAACGAACAAAGTGCGTGGGCACATGTGCCGCAAAACCAGTTGCTTTCAAGCCTGGCCTTCATGAATACGATGGAATTTGAAAAGCCACTGGGAAAATCGCGTACTCCTTTTTCTGTTATTCCGTATATAAATACACTGGCATCGAAAGATTTTGAGTTAGGAACTACCGATAGTAAACTGAAGTTTGGAGGCGATGCAAAAATTCCTATCGGAAACAGTATGAACCTGGATATTACAATCAATCCGGATTTTTCGAACACTGAAGTGGATGCCATTTTTACCAACCTTACCCGTTTTGAAGTTTTCTTACCGGAAAAGAGACAGTTTTTTATAGATAACAGCGATCTGTTCGGAAGCTTCGGTAGCAGTAGTGATGCCAATCCGTTCTTTTCGCGAAGAATTGGGTTGGCGCGTAACAGTGCCGGTAACACCATCGAAAACAGGATTGTAGGTGGCGTGCGTTTAAGCGGAAAGCTAAATGAAGACTGGCGTTTAGGATTTCTAAATGTACAAACCGACGAAGACGTTGATAATGGTATTGCATCAAATAACAATATGATGCTGGCAGTTCAGCGGAAAATGTTTGCACGCTCCAATATCGGATTCTTTGCAATTAACCGACAGGCCTTTAAAGATTACGATTTTCTGGATAGTAGTAAAGTATATAACCGTGTTGTTGGATTGGATTATAACCTTGCCTCCGCCAACGATAAATGGACTGGTAAATTCTTCCTTCATAAATCATTTCAACCTAATGATTCAAAGGGCAATCTGGCATCGCAGGCTTATCTCGTTTTTAACACACGTAAATGGCGGTTGTCCAGTGATTTTGTATATGTGAATGAGGATTTTACATCTGACCTTGGATTTATACCGAGAAGAGATATTTTTAAGATTGGGAATTCTGTAACCCGCACTTTCTACCCCTCAAACGGGATTATCAATTCAAATGCTTTTCGTTTGCTTTCGTTACGGTGGTTACGGCCAAGTCTGGATTTAAAACAAACTGACTACGAAAATACCTTTAGCTGGACTGCCTTATTTAAAAACTCGGCAGAAATGGAATTAAGCCTTGTAAATAATTACATTTATCTGTTTAACGATTTCGATCCAACCCGAACGCCGGGAGCAGTACCTCTTCCGGGGAACCGGAGCTATACTTTTAATCAATTCCAGGGTACTTATCAATCGAATTTGGCTAATTTGTTTACCTACAATTTTGAAACTACTCTTGGCGAGTTTTACAACGGTAGTATTTATTCTGTTGGTGGCGAAGTAGCCTATCGTGTGCAACCATGGGCAACATTTAGCGTGGCCTTTAACTACGATGGCATTCGCTTGCCCGATTCACATGCAGATGCTGATATTTGGCTGCTTTCACCAAAAGCGGATATAACTTTTAGTAAATCTTTATTCTGGTCGACGCTGGTTCAATACAGCAACCAAAGAAGCAATCTAGGTATTAATTCACGTCTTCAGTGGCGTTTTGCTCCTTTGTCGGATTTGCACCTTGTATATAACGACAATTACATTACAGATAATTTCAGACCTCGATTCCGGTCAATTAATTTGAAATTGACATACTGGTTGAATATATAA